In a genomic window of Natranaerovirga pectinivora:
- the nifU gene encoding Fe-S cluster assembly scaffold protein NifU, giving the protein MYTEKVMDHFMNPRNMGEIENASGTGTVGNAKCGDIMRIFLDVEDNIIKDVKFKTFGCGAAVATSSMATELVKGKSIEEALQVTNRSVMEALDGLPKAKVHCSLLAEEAIHAALWDYAQKHNIEIEGLEPPKEDVHDHDHDDDEE; this is encoded by the coding sequence ATGTATACAGAAAAAGTAATGGATCATTTTATGAACCCAAGAAATATGGGGGAAATAGAGAATGCAAGTGGTACTGGAACAGTAGGAAATGCAAAATGTGGTGATATCATGAGAATCTTTTTAGATGTTGAAGACAATATTATAAAAGATGTTAAGTTCAAAACTTTTGGTTGTGGTGCTGCTGTTGCAACAAGTAGTATGGCAACAGAATTAGTAAAAGGTAAATCCATTGAAGAAGCATTGCAAGTTACTAATAGATCAGTAATGGAAGCTTTAGATGGTCTTCCAAAAGCAAAAGTCCACTGTTCATTGTTAGCAGAAGAGGCTATCCATGCAGCATTATGGGATTATGCTCAAAAACATAATATTGAGATAGAAGGCCTTGAACCACCAAAAGAAGATGTGCATGATCACGACCATGACGATGATGAAGAATAA
- the mnmA gene encoding tRNA 2-thiouridine(34) synthase MnmA — protein MEKTKVVVGMSGGVDSSVAAYLLKEQGYDVIGVTMQIWQDEDTDVQEEKAGCCGLSAVDDARRVANALEIPYYVMNFKDEFKEKVIDYFIDEYQEGRTPNPCIACNRYVKWESLLFRSLQIGAEYIATGHYAQVVQLENGRYTMKKSVTSQKDQTYALYNLTQEQLSRTLMPVGKYTKDQIREMAQKINLRIANKPDSQEICFIPDNDYGRFIQENLEKTIEPGNFVDTEGNIVGKHKGIIHYTIGQRKGLGIALGKPVFVVEIRPETNEVVIGEHNEVFTQELKANNLNFMSIEDLEGEKRVIGKIRYSHQGAPCIIKKIDEDTLLCKFDEPQRAITPGQAVVFYEEDYIVGGGTII, from the coding sequence ATGGAAAAAACAAAAGTTGTTGTAGGTATGTCAGGCGGAGTAGATAGTTCTGTGGCGGCGTATTTACTAAAAGAACAAGGTTATGATGTAATTGGTGTAACCATGCAGATTTGGCAAGATGAAGACACTGATGTACAAGAAGAAAAAGCAGGGTGTTGTGGACTGAGTGCTGTAGATGACGCTAGAAGAGTAGCCAATGCATTAGAGATACCTTATTATGTAATGAATTTTAAAGATGAATTCAAAGAAAAGGTTATTGATTATTTTATTGATGAATATCAAGAAGGGCGTACCCCAAATCCTTGTATTGCCTGTAATAGATATGTAAAATGGGAATCCTTGTTATTCCGTTCTTTACAAATTGGAGCAGAGTACATTGCTACAGGGCATTATGCCCAAGTTGTTCAGTTAGAAAATGGTAGATATACAATGAAAAAATCTGTTACGTCTCAAAAAGATCAAACCTATGCATTGTATAATTTAACTCAAGAGCAATTATCTCGTACTTTAATGCCAGTGGGTAAATACACAAAAGATCAAATTAGAGAAATGGCACAAAAGATAAATTTGAGAATAGCGAATAAACCAGATAGTCAAGAGATATGCTTTATCCCAGATAATGATTATGGTAGATTCATTCAAGAGAATCTTGAAAAAACCATTGAACCAGGAAATTTTGTTGATACAGAAGGTAATATAGTTGGAAAGCACAAAGGGATTATTCATTATACAATAGGACAAAGAAAAGGCTTAGGCATTGCCCTAGGAAAACCAGTTTTTGTTGTTGAAATAAGACCTGAAACGAATGAAGTGGTGATAGGTGAACACAATGAGGTTTTTACTCAAGAATTAAAAGCGAATAACTTGAATTTTATGTCTATAGAAGATTTAGAAGGCGAAAAACGTGTTATTGGAAAAATACGTTACAGTCACCAAGGGGCCCCTTGTATTATAAAGAAAATTGATGAAGATACTTTACTATGCAAATTTGATGAACCTCAAAGAGCAATAACACCTGGACAAGCAGTTGTCTTTTATGAAGAGGACTATATTGTTGGTGGTGGAACAATTATATAG
- a CDS encoding ABC transporter substrate-binding protein, whose protein sequence is MKKILIVMIVLALTVSLMGCGNTEQTTPNDNSTPSEDDQITLRMSWWGGDARHNATLEVIDLFEAAYPHITVVPEYTAFDGHFERMAAQLVGRDEPDIMQVNFNWYYGFSPDGEGFYDLSTLENLNLSNWPAENFEVLTINGKIQGIPISIGTRGFVYNEAIYEQAGVPFPETWDDLIQAGITMREVLGPDYYSLGNLRHDFEIPQLIFSYLAQKTGKNIFENNEVAYTEEELTDGFEFLQTLIDSNVIPDFHADSSVKNHENPNWIAGRYAGIFNWNSNNNIYEANLDPSLNTQLVAVPFIKLSDNQLHSGGFDKVLQAWSISANTSHPEEAALFLEFISTDRDAVVAHGLNRGTPLNKVAEAILAEEGLLVGIDYEAYVLASQIEGTYSFHPFFEDNTVRSAYGDVFERFIMGNLSPRNAAEELIRDTNRAVKEAMQG, encoded by the coding sequence ATGAAGAAGATTTTAATAGTAATGATTGTTTTAGCACTAACGGTATCATTAATGGGGTGTGGTAATACGGAACAAACAACGCCTAATGACAATTCCACACCAAGTGAGGATGATCAAATCACTCTAAGAATGTCTTGGTGGGGTGGAGATGCACGTCATAATGCCACATTAGAAGTAATTGATCTATTTGAAGCAGCATACCCACATATTACTGTGGTTCCTGAATATACTGCATTTGATGGTCATTTCGAAAGAATGGCAGCTCAGCTTGTAGGAAGAGATGAACCGGATATTATGCAAGTTAATTTTAACTGGTATTATGGGTTTTCTCCTGATGGAGAAGGGTTTTATGATTTATCTACTTTAGAAAATCTTAATTTATCCAACTGGCCAGCAGAAAACTTTGAAGTATTAACCATTAATGGAAAAATACAAGGTATTCCTATTAGTATTGGTACTCGTGGATTTGTATACAATGAAGCTATCTATGAACAAGCAGGTGTGCCATTCCCAGAGACATGGGATGATTTAATTCAGGCAGGTATAACAATGAGAGAAGTATTAGGTCCTGATTATTATTCATTAGGAAATTTAAGACATGATTTTGAAATTCCACAATTAATTTTCTCATATTTAGCTCAAAAAACAGGGAAAAATATTTTTGAAAATAATGAAGTAGCTTATACTGAAGAAGAGTTAACTGATGGTTTCGAGTTTCTTCAAACATTAATTGATAGTAATGTTATTCCAGATTTTCACGCTGATTCTTCCGTAAAAAATCACGAAAACCCTAACTGGATTGCAGGTAGATATGCAGGGATTTTCAATTGGAATTCAAATAACAATATATATGAAGCTAATTTGGACCCTAGTCTAAATACTCAATTAGTTGCAGTTCCATTTATTAAGTTAAGTGATAACCAATTACACAGTGGTGGATTTGATAAAGTGCTTCAAGCTTGGTCAATAAGTGCAAACACATCCCACCCTGAGGAAGCTGCATTGTTTTTAGAATTTATTTCCACAGATAGAGATGCAGTCGTTGCACATGGTTTGAATAGAGGGACGCCATTAAATAAGGTAGCAGAAGCTATTTTAGCAGAAGAAGGATTGTTAGTAGGTATTGACTATGAAGCTTATGTATTAGCTTCCCAAATCGAAGGCACTTATTCGTTCCATCCATTCTTCGAAGATAATACAGTAAGATCTGCTTATGGGGATGTATTTGAAAGATTTATTATGGGAAATCTCTCTCCAAGAAATGCAGCTGAAGAGCTTATCAGAGATACAAACAGAGCAGTAAAAGAAGCAATGCAAGGTTAA
- a CDS encoding ABC transporter substrate-binding protein produces the protein MKKIIIAMIVMALTVSLMGCGSKEGTNTTPGNNNNNDVSPGNTDEEITLRMSWWGGDARHEATLEVIKLFEEAYPHITVIPEYTAFTGHFERIAAQLTAQDEPDIMQINFNWYYGFSPDGNGFYDLSTLENLDLSNWPQESFEVLTINGKIQGIPISIGARGFVFNQTTYEQAGVPIPETWDDLMAAGRTFRDVLGPDYYSLGNVRHDYEIPHIMFAYLAQKTGKDIFTNDRISYTLEELTSGFDFLQDLIDNNVIPDYHADSAVKNQENPNWISGRYAGIFNWNSNNNIFENNIDPALNATIIAVPQIKLGPNQLHSGGFDKILQAWSISANTPYPEESALFLEFISSDKDAVIAHGLNRGIPLNRVAEQILADAGMLVGINYDAYVLASEITDVYSFHPFFEDNTVRSAIGDVIERFIMLEGSFASRDAAEELIRNTNRAVSEAMEG, from the coding sequence ATGAAGAAAATTATAATAGCGATGATCGTAATGGCACTAACAGTATCCTTAATGGGGTGTGGTTCTAAAGAAGGAACAAACACAACCCCAGGTAATAATAACAATAATGATGTATCACCAGGAAATACTGATGAAGAAATCACACTTAGAATGTCTTGGTGGGGTGGGGATGCTCGTCATGAGGCTACTCTAGAAGTAATTAAACTTTTTGAAGAAGCATATCCACATATAACAGTAATACCTGAGTATACAGCATTCACAGGTCACTTCGAACGAATTGCAGCTCAACTTACTGCCCAAGATGAACCGGATATTATGCAAATAAACTTTAACTGGTACTATGGATTTTCACCTGATGGAAATGGATTCTATGATCTATCAACTTTAGAAAATCTTGATTTATCAAACTGGCCACAAGAAAGTTTTGAGGTATTAACAATAAATGGAAAAATCCAAGGAATTCCTATAAGTATTGGTGCACGTGGGTTTGTTTTTAATCAAACAACATACGAACAAGCAGGTGTTCCAATTCCAGAGACTTGGGATGACTTAATGGCAGCAGGAAGAACTTTTAGAGATGTATTAGGTCCTGATTATTATTCATTAGGTAATGTAAGACATGATTATGAAATCCCACATATTATGTTTGCTTACTTAGCACAAAAAACTGGTAAAGATATTTTTACAAATGATCGAATATCTTATACACTTGAAGAATTAACGAGTGGATTTGATTTTCTTCAAGATTTAATTGACAATAATGTAATACCAGACTATCATGCGGATTCTGCTGTAAAGAATCAAGAAAATCCAAACTGGATTTCAGGTCGATATGCAGGTATTTTTAACTGGAATTCTAATAATAACATATTTGAAAACAATATAGATCCAGCTTTAAATGCTACGATTATAGCGGTTCCACAAATTAAATTAGGGCCTAACCAATTACACAGTGGAGGCTTTGATAAAATACTTCAAGCATGGTCAATAAGTGCAAATACGCCATATCCTGAAGAATCAGCATTATTCTTAGAATTTATATCTTCAGATAAAGATGCAGTAATAGCACATGGTTTAAATAGAGGTATACCATTGAATAGAGTTGCAGAGCAAATACTTGCAGATGCAGGTATGTTAGTAGGAATTAATTATGATGCATATGTATTAGCTTCTGAAATAACGGATGTATATTCTTTCCACCCATTCTTTGAAGACAATACAGTTAGATCAGCAATTGGAGATGTAATAGAAAGGTTTATAATGTTAGAAGGTAGTTTCGCTTCAAGAGATGCTGCTGAAGAATTAATTAGAAATACAAACCGAGCGGTATCAGAGGCAATGGAAGGTTAA
- a CDS encoding CBASS cGAMP-activated phospholipase: MSKKTVRILSIDGGGVRGLIPALILKALSKEINGKAMYKSFDIIAGTSTGALIALLLSAPKIGGIPYSNRTDLISDLYETKSHLIFNQNWQIIRTIFQLFKPKYNTKYLSTLLDEYFSQATLKDSLTNIIIPSFDMQTMKPFFFKHLPPSHNNGYQNFYLRDVALASTAAPTYFPAHYAMPINSKNTYCFVDGGLYANNPTLCAYAEARKIYPDAEEFIFVSLGTGKNEKSFLCKDVKNWGLIGWVNPFNSVPLLSSFMYSQESSANHLVSKIPNTKLYRLNPIITNRQSDIDNASPVNIDSLKKTTLSYINENYKVITEIAKHL; this comes from the coding sequence ATGAGCAAAAAAACAGTTAGAATATTATCCATAGATGGGGGAGGCGTTAGAGGATTAATTCCTGCTTTAATCCTTAAAGCTTTATCAAAAGAAATTAATGGAAAAGCTATGTATAAAAGTTTTGATATCATTGCTGGCACTTCCACTGGAGCATTAATTGCTTTATTATTATCTGCACCTAAAATCGGGGGTATTCCTTATAGTAATAGAACGGACCTTATTAGTGACCTATACGAAACAAAATCTCACTTGATTTTCAATCAAAATTGGCAAATCATTAGAACCATTTTTCAGCTCTTCAAACCCAAATACAACACAAAGTACTTATCAACTCTTCTTGATGAATATTTTAGTCAAGCAACTTTAAAAGATTCATTAACCAATATTATAATACCTTCTTTTGACATGCAAACGATGAAGCCTTTTTTCTTCAAGCATCTACCCCCATCCCATAATAATGGTTATCAAAATTTTTATCTACGAGATGTGGCACTTGCCTCGACAGCAGCACCAACTTACTTCCCTGCACACTACGCAATGCCTATAAATAGCAAAAATACTTATTGCTTTGTAGACGGGGGGTTATATGCTAACAACCCAACATTATGCGCCTATGCAGAGGCTAGAAAAATATACCCCGATGCAGAGGAATTTATTTTTGTATCTCTAGGGACTGGGAAAAACGAAAAGTCTTTTCTATGTAAAGATGTGAAAAATTGGGGTCTTATTGGCTGGGTCAATCCCTTTAATAGCGTTCCTTTACTATCTTCTTTTATGTACTCACAAGAAAGTAGTGCTAATCATCTAGTAAGCAAGATTCCTAATACCAAACTTTATAGATTAAACCCCATCATTACCAACAGGCAATCTGATATTGATAATGCCTCACCAGTAAATATAGACTCTTTAAAGAAAACGACTTTATCCTATATAAATGAAAATTATAAGGTCATAACAGAAATTGCAAAACATCTTTAG
- a CDS encoding histidinol-phosphatase HisJ family protein, with protein MFYSDYHVHTHFSGDSKTLPEDTIKKAIDLGVKKLCITDHYDADYPTEDIIFTFDISDYFHTLESLQDKYKKDIHILIGIELGLQPHLKDYYDKIINNHPFDFIIGSSHLVDGIDPYLRAYYKNKSEHTAYGRYLESIIENIDAFSGFQVYGHLDYIVRYGPYDNKLISHSNYTDIIDALLLKLIHNHKGIEINTSGIRYGLGNPHPNVEIIKRYKELGGEIITIGSDAHIPDHLCSKFNEVYDILKSHGYKYYTVFEKQKPEFIKL; from the coding sequence ATGTTTTATTCTGATTATCATGTACATACTCATTTTTCTGGGGATTCAAAGACCCTTCCAGAAGACACAATAAAAAAAGCCATAGATTTAGGTGTTAAAAAACTTTGTATTACAGATCATTATGATGCTGACTATCCAACTGAAGATATTATATTTACTTTTGACATTTCTGACTACTTTCATACATTAGAAAGCCTTCAAGATAAATATAAAAAGGATATTCACATACTAATAGGTATTGAATTAGGTTTGCAACCTCATTTAAAGGATTACTATGATAAGATTATTAACAATCATCCTTTTGACTTCATTATAGGGTCTTCTCACCTTGTTGATGGCATTGACCCATATCTTAGGGCTTATTACAAAAACAAAAGTGAACATACGGCTTATGGACGTTATTTAGAGAGTATCATTGAGAATATTGACGCATTTTCTGGCTTTCAAGTTTATGGTCATCTTGATTACATCGTTAGATATGGTCCTTATGACAACAAATTAATATCTCACTCTAATTATACGGATATTATCGATGCCTTATTACTTAAATTAATCCATAACCATAAAGGCATAGAAATTAACACATCTGGTATACGTTATGGTTTAGGTAATCCTCATCCAAATGTAGAAATCATCAAGAGATATAAAGAATTAGGTGGCGAAATTATTACAATAGGGTCAGATGCTCATATACCTGACCACCTATGCTCCAAATTCAATGAAGTATATGACATCTTAAAAAGCCATGGCTATAAGTACTACACTGTTTTTGAAAAGCAAAAGCCTGAGTTTATAAAATTATAA
- a CDS encoding Na/Pi cotransporter family protein, with protein sequence MELIITFIGGFAIFLYGMNQMGKGLQKAAGNKMKQLLAVLTNNRFLGVIVGALVTAIVQSSSATTVMIVGFVNAGLLNLTQAVGVIMGANIGTTITSWVVAMGEWSKYLKPDNMAPVAIAIGAYLMFFTKDKKKKQIGEIFVGFGMLFIGLGFMSDAVKPYRTSPVFKEAFKAFGENPFLGILVGAVVTFLVQSSSASVGILQTIAAATFLPFNAAVYIILGQNIGTCMTALLSSIGANKTAKRAAYIHLLFNIIGTIIFTVGIIIFFTYINPEMGYTETTMTSISIFHTIFNVGSTLLLFPFASYLVHLSGKIVRGQDKPDASNQDTVLRHLDERILETPSFAVENAIKEVVYMGRLAIENTKIATEALLERDVEKYQKAKENEKHINKIERLITDYLVKISNTSINEHQKQIVNNLFNSINDIERVGDHAENIAELAEYHMANDLYLSDDALQELTQMIQKTIETIELAIDARENEDIEAIRKVIQNEEIVDTLEEELRERHIKRLSQNLCTATTGVVFLDTISNLERISDHALNIAYYVKDEIL encoded by the coding sequence ATGGAATTAATTATTACGTTTATAGGTGGTTTTGCCATTTTCTTGTATGGAATGAACCAAATGGGAAAAGGTCTACAAAAGGCTGCTGGAAACAAGATGAAACAATTACTTGCCGTTTTGACGAATAATCGCTTTTTAGGTGTAATTGTTGGAGCTTTAGTGACTGCCATTGTACAAAGTAGTTCTGCAACAACAGTTATGATCGTTGGATTTGTTAATGCTGGTTTGCTTAATTTGACCCAAGCAGTTGGTGTCATTATGGGTGCTAATATTGGTACGACAATTACCTCTTGGGTAGTGGCAATGGGAGAATGGTCTAAATACCTTAAACCAGATAATATGGCACCGGTAGCAATTGCCATTGGTGCATACTTAATGTTCTTTACTAAAGATAAAAAGAAGAAACAAATAGGTGAAATATTTGTAGGATTTGGTATGTTATTTATTGGTTTAGGATTTATGTCGGATGCTGTAAAACCCTATAGAACCAGTCCTGTTTTTAAAGAGGCTTTCAAAGCTTTTGGTGAAAATCCTTTTCTTGGGATTTTGGTAGGGGCAGTTGTTACATTTTTAGTACAAAGTAGCTCTGCATCTGTTGGTATACTTCAAACCATTGCAGCAGCAACATTTTTACCATTTAATGCAGCTGTATATATTATATTAGGTCAAAATATAGGGACTTGTATGACAGCTTTATTATCTAGTATAGGAGCAAATAAAACTGCAAAAAGAGCTGCATATATACATTTACTCTTTAATATTATAGGAACGATTATATTCACCGTAGGTATTATCATATTCTTTACTTATATTAATCCAGAAATGGGTTACACTGAAACGACGATGACAAGTATTAGTATTTTCCATACTATCTTTAATGTTGGAAGTACATTGTTATTATTTCCATTTGCATCTTACTTGGTACATTTATCAGGTAAGATTGTACGAGGGCAGGACAAGCCTGATGCAAGTAATCAAGACACTGTATTACGTCATTTAGATGAAAGAATATTAGAAACACCTTCCTTTGCAGTAGAGAATGCTATAAAAGAAGTTGTATATATGGGAAGACTTGCAATAGAAAATACTAAAATTGCAACGGAAGCGCTATTAGAAAGAGATGTAGAAAAGTATCAAAAAGCAAAAGAAAATGAAAAACATATTAATAAAATAGAAAGACTGATTACGGATTATTTGGTTAAGATAAGCAATACATCTATCAATGAACATCAAAAACAAATTGTTAATAACCTATTTAATTCTATAAATGATATTGAAAGAGTAGGGGACCATGCAGAAAACATAGCCGAATTGGCTGAATATCACATGGCAAATGATCTATATCTTTCAGATGATGCATTACAAGAATTAACTCAAATGATACAAAAAACAATAGAAACTATTGAATTAGCAATAGATGCAAGAGAAAATGAAGACATTGAAGCCATCAGAAAAGTCATTCAAAATGAAGAAATTGTGGACACATTAGAAGAAGAGTTAAGAGAAAGACATATTAAACGCTTATCTCAAAACTTATGTACTGCTACAACAGGTGTTGTATTCTTAGACACAATAAGCAATCTTGAAAGAATTTCTGACCATGCATTAAATATTGCTTATTATGTTAAAGACGAGATATTGTAA
- a CDS encoding sugar-binding transcriptional regulator, with translation MDKSLNCLNKIIPNEIQVLNRRYEVLKAIESSQPIGRRQLATTLNNTEKIIRNEVEFLKELDYIQVSTSGMTITEEGKNILAEVEMVIRNLRGLYSLEDIIKKILKCDKVVIVSGDIAHNISVRENIGKAAAKVLLNKIGNNSIIAVAGGSTVYHVVHSIKTNKKYPEVLVLPARGSLRNNVEYQANSLTAKLATKLEANYELLNIPDNLSRKSLESVRKEPDIQKTINKILKSNIILCGIGNANEMVVRRNLADTVIEFLNRKEAVAEALGYYLNKDGEIVYTSRSIGIKLEQMTKTAYPIAVAAGKSKAQAIIAFSKFINNGCFIMDEGAAKEIINLTDNNNLVL, from the coding sequence ATGGACAAATCTTTAAATTGTTTAAATAAAATTATACCAAATGAAATACAAGTTCTAAATAGAAGATATGAAGTTCTAAAAGCAATAGAAAGTAGTCAACCAATAGGTAGAAGACAATTAGCAACAACATTAAACAATACTGAAAAAATTATTAGAAATGAAGTTGAATTTCTAAAAGAATTAGATTATATTCAAGTATCCACTTCAGGAATGACAATTACTGAAGAAGGAAAGAATATATTAGCTGAAGTAGAAATGGTTATCCGAAATTTAAGAGGATTATATAGCTTAGAAGATATCATTAAAAAAATACTAAAATGTGACAAAGTGGTTATTGTATCAGGTGATATAGCTCATAATATATCTGTTAGAGAAAATATAGGCAAAGCAGCTGCAAAAGTATTATTGAATAAAATTGGTAATAATTCAATTATTGCTGTTGCAGGAGGAAGTACAGTATACCATGTTGTACATTCCATCAAAACAAATAAAAAGTATCCTGAGGTATTGGTGCTACCTGCCAGAGGAAGTTTAAGAAATAATGTTGAGTACCAAGCCAATTCATTAACAGCTAAGCTGGCTACTAAATTAGAAGCAAATTATGAATTGTTAAACATACCAGATAATCTTAGCCGAAAATCCTTAGAAAGTGTAAGGAAAGAACCAGATATCCAAAAAACAATCAATAAAATATTAAAATCCAATATTATTTTATGTGGAATTGGTAATGCTAATGAAATGGTTGTTAGAAGAAACTTAGCAGATACGGTTATTGAGTTTTTAAATCGAAAAGAAGCTGTAGCTGAGGCTTTAGGATATTATTTAAACAAAGATGGAGAAATAGTGTATACATCACGTTCCATTGGTATAAAATTAGAACAGATGACAAAAACTGCCTATCCCATTGCTGTAGCAGCTGGGAAATCTAAAGCACAAGCCATTATAGCTTTTTCAAAATTTATAAACAATGGGTGTTTTATTATGGATGAAGGGGCAGCAAAAGAAATTATAAACTTAACAGATAACAATAACTTAGTTTTATAG
- the gap gene encoding type I glyceraldehyde-3-phosphate dehydrogenase — MAKIAINGFGRIGRNAFKVAVEKGLDIVAINDLTDAETLAHLLKYDSCFGKFNGTVEVNGTNLVVNGKEIKVIAERNPADLPWGELNVDIVIESTGIFRSKDQAQLHIDAGAKKVIISAPGKGTKSIVMGVNEGDYNPAEDNIVDNASCTTNCLAPFAKVLNDNFGIKRGIMTTVHAYTNDQRILDLPHEDLRRARAAAESIIPTTTGAAEAVAKVIPELKGKLTGMAMRVPTPTVSVVDLTAELAKDVTVEEVNAALKAAESNVLGYSDEPLVSIDYRQDPRSSIIDGLSTLVMEGNLVKVVSWYDNEWGYSNRIVDLTEYIAKSL, encoded by the coding sequence ATGGCAAAAATAGCAATTAATGGTTTTGGACGTATTGGACGTAATGCATTCAAAGTAGCCGTTGAAAAAGGTTTAGACATCGTAGCAATTAATGATTTAACTGATGCAGAAACATTAGCTCACCTTTTAAAATATGACTCTTGTTTTGGAAAATTCAATGGTACAGTTGAAGTTAATGGTACTAACTTAGTTGTAAATGGTAAAGAAATCAAAGTTATAGCTGAAAGAAACCCAGCAGATTTACCTTGGGGAGAATTAAATGTTGATATCGTAATTGAATCTACAGGAATCTTTAGATCAAAAGATCAAGCTCAATTACATATTGATGCTGGTGCAAAAAAAGTAATCATTTCTGCTCCTGGTAAAGGAACAAAATCAATCGTTATGGGTGTTAATGAAGGAGATTATAATCCTGCAGAAGACAATATCGTAGACAATGCTTCTTGTACTACAAACTGTTTAGCACCATTTGCTAAAGTATTAAATGATAACTTTGGAATCAAAAGAGGTATCATGACAACTGTTCATGCTTACACAAATGACCAAAGAATCTTAGACTTACCTCACGAAGATTTAAGAAGAGCTCGTGCAGCTGCTGAATCAATTATCCCAACAACTACAGGTGCTGCTGAAGCCGTTGCTAAAGTAATTCCTGAGTTAAAAGGAAAATTAACAGGTATGGCTATGCGTGTTCCAACGCCTACAGTTTCAGTAGTAGATTTAACTGCTGAATTAGCTAAAGATGTAACTGTAGAAGAAGTAAATGCAGCTTTAAAAGCAGCAGAATCAAATGTTTTAGGATACTCAGATGAGCCATTAGTATCTATTGACTACCGTCAAGACCCACGTTCTTCTATTATTGATGGATTATCTACATTAGTAATGGAAGGCAACTTAGTTAAAGTAGTTTCTTGGTACGATAATGAGTGGGGTTACTCAAACAGAATAGTAGACCTTACTGAATATATAGCTAAATCATTATAA